The Asterias rubens chromosome 14, eAstRub1.3, whole genome shotgun sequence DNA segment GGGGTATAGTATACAAacattgagtggctcagagtggaacgggaggaatattatcgctcggtaaaatttggactgttccatttcacaaggcgaagccgagtgacgtggaacagtccaaattttacagagcgataatattccttccagtccacgaattaaagccactcaatatttgttttatataactgacatatagatttctgtcattattttgatgtattttaaaagtagaacaatatgaaaaaatcacacaaattactgacaaccaaaagtaatatagcgccgcgtagcggcaacaatgcacaaatcggatcacaaccttttgcacagtgCTCCTATGTTTTACCAGCGGCGCGGCGgtgctgtactgctcaaaaacattgggaacaaggatgatcctaactgttgaatgggaaatgctatttcccatgggcgaataggtctttttgatcgccggtgcggatgggagtaatagtgaatgtcaagtgaagtaagttccaccaatcaaatgacaatgatatgtatgtcagttatacaatataaaacattgtgataaaccgCTCACATTGAAATATCATAGTTTGGgagaaagagctaatttctcactcaaataataaaatacttcagctgaagccttttattcggcatctgaaagcacacaaagtaatgcaacaaggttttttttttatattctcttgcaaattcgatgaactattgaactcaaattaatttcacatatttgttattttatgcatatgttgggataaaccaagtaatattactggtctttgacaacaaacgTGTGAAGTGAattaacaaaaatgtgttgCATGGTTGACACTATTTACACCAATAAACTTGCGTTTAGTAAGTTGAAACTATTTAAAGCACTTGTTTGAGGGAGTTTAAAACTATAAAGGCACTAATGCTTGATAAGTTAATAATATATTCATATGtgtattaaaaattgtaggATGTAATAGTGTTATTGTGATTAAATTAATGTTGGAAAATGTGTTAGAGCATCCTTGGCATTAATAtcaaattaatatatttttctaAGTGATGTAGGAAATTTGAGACCATGACCGGGTATAATAAATCAACTCACTGAAGTGTGAAGCAAATTATTATTTCCACACGTACATCACGACTCGATAACAATGGCTTTAGTCAGTGACCGTAGCACTAAAAAAATCATTGTTCCACTCTCTTACTGCTTTCATGTCCCTTTGTTAAGGGTGGCCTCGCTTACTAGTAATGGAGCACGCTCCATAAGCAGTTTAGGAATTTCGGGTTCGAATGACAAACCCCATACCGACAATATGATTGGTTGACTATTTTGGTCACAGAACTGCAACCGCTGCTTATTGGTCTAGCTATTATAAGCCCCACCTCTAGTGGTAATGATTATTCATGAGGCACTACTGTGAAGGGCAGTTTGCTTTCTAGGCTTACACTCAAATTGATCAATATTCATGATTAATTGTTGGTGTTAGCCAATCAAAGTGTGCGCATTACAGCAGGCGATATCAGAATCGGGCTTGGTTGCGAAACAGAAATAGGAGATATCACAAAACTCGTCTGCGATGCAACCGTTTGGGTCGACTTTGTCTTTCTGAGAGGAACCCCATTCGTTATATGGAGAGCTGAACCTTTTATCAATTCGCGTAGACCGACTTCTTGTGTTCGTGTACGGCGAGCTATTTCATTGATGTGGAAACCCCATTAAGTAACCGCAATATGATTTGACTCTTGAGCATACAGAGAGGGAAACTCAATACGAGAGAACCATGCCAGCGTGCACATGGAACAGTCTGCCCAGGGAATAGTACAATAAAGATGACATCGTTTACAACGTTGTTTGTACCAAGGGCCGATACAATTCAACTTACAGTGTGAACATTGTCTCATTATGTTGTGTTTTCTGACCTTAATAATTTCAACGGTTTTGCTAAATACCTCTTGTTTTGGAGTGGTTGCATCACAAGACCAGCAATGCTATACATTTATGTATGACGACTCATCATGTCCGGAGTCTTGGCATTACTGGGGAAACTCATGCTACAAGATCACTGAGTTGAAAGTTACTTGGGCAGATGCTAAAGACGAGTGTAGAAACATGGGTGGTGTTCTGGCTGCACCAAGCTCCAATCAAGAAAACGAGTTTATAGCGCAGTTGGTTCCAGATTATTGGATATGGATCGACTGTAATGATCTAGAGGTGGAGGGGATATGGAAGTGCAGAGATGATAGCGTGGAGGTCGCTTATAGAAACTGGCATGATGGAGAACCGAATAACGCGATAGAGGAAGATTGTGCGGCCGTGGCTGCTTGTGCTACATGGGGAAACAACCAATGGTTTGATAGGAGTTGCATTATATCAGAGAGAGCTCTTTGCAAAGTGGCTGGCAGACCAGTCCTTCACGTTTGACAATTTGAATATCAAGGCAAGACGCGTgtacttttttgtaacacaaaacacactgtccacagatttacattaaaattacaccatttgaagatacaatgatagtagaaagcgtaccttaaaatattagtttttgaggcgctgtatttttttgagaaatgagttaacaATGTCATGAGAATGTTaacatgctaaaattattttcgtctcatgatcactgagacaaaaattattttcatgacattgtcatactcatttctcaaaaactacagcccctcagcaagtaatatattcagggaagctttctactattatttacgaactgtaagtttagtgtaaatctgtagacatcgTGGTTTTTGTCCTACATAAAGTACCTAGAGAGCCTTTAACGGAAAACTGCACGAtttgaaaataacattttatCATGTAGTAAGGAACTCAACCATCGGTCCAATTCATCATTTTTAGGATTTGCTTTATTGCTTGAAGTTAGAAGTTACAATGGTTTTCTACACAACCATAGATGTTTAATCCGACATTCCATGTACGAGATGACTTCACTAATATAAAATGCTCCTTCGCTTTGCTTATACGGTTTACTATGACCGATAATCACAAACTAAAACCATATCTACCAATTGGAAACAAAAATTTCACTGGctgaaaaaaatgtacatgtatttcttatTTGCCCTGTGGAAACctcccaataaaaaaaaaaaccttgttttcaGAGGTAGCAAAGCATCTACGAATAcgttgaatttttttaattttgtgttaattaattttgaatgaaggcagcgggtactgcaactaTGTGTAAAGAACACCAATAGTTTTACATCGGTGTGTGCTAACCAAAGATTATATAGCGCCGCAAGGAGCAAGATGCGGAGCTCGGGCTGGAATGcgaaatcccactggacgccatttcggcaagtaactattttgatacaacagtagatcagtgcagatcagtgcagacaatgaccattcctatcaatgggaaacaaaacattcacttgctgaaatggcgcccatgcgtatttcacgttccaacaatagataaagcttcggttccgcatcttgcgccttgcggcgctctataatctttggtgcTAACTCACCCTCTCCGGCGGAGTCTTGGCATTTCTTCTGAAACTCTTTAGACAGCC contains these protein-coding regions:
- the LOC117299662 gene encoding perlucin-like protein; the protein is MYDDSSCPESWHYWGNSCYKITELKVTWADAKDECRNMGGVLAAPSSNQENEFIAQLVPDYWIWIDCNDLEVEGIWKCRDDSVEVAYRNWHDGEPNNAIEEDCAAVAACATWGNNQWFDRSCIISERALCKVAGRPVLHV